One Primulina huaijiensis isolate GDHJ02 unplaced genomic scaffold, ASM1229523v2 scaffold37775, whole genome shotgun sequence genomic window carries:
- the LOC140968712 gene encoding RNA pseudouridine synthase 2, chloroplastic, protein MFSLNALAWNCTNPLPRKPLNFSLRRLIITACSCTTTIPAENPDFSDSRVQLPNRLSGYSGTHIEETVNLDSGKLRLDSWIASQINGISRARVQSSIRSGLVFVNGNVVSKVSHVVRDGDMVHCTISELQPLRAEPEDIPLDVVFEDEHVLVVNKPAHMVVHPAPGNATGTLVNGILHHCRLSAALFLNPEAPFDDNDVSADEACEFSIGKAYDGDVRPGIVHRLDKGTSGLLVVAKDEHSHAHLAGQFKEHSIKRVYVSLTCGVPSSTSGCVDIPIGRDVNNRIRMIALPGSSTRGNARHAVSRYKVLEVLAGGGCALVEWRLETGRTHQIRAHAKYLGVPLLGDDVYGGTKNMAFSLLQSRNSPSCHRQLFQLVSELERPCLHALILGFEHPRTGEHLRFSQVPPLDFVEILDQLRNIVN, encoded by the exons ATGTTCTCACTCAACGCTTTAGCTTGGAACTGTACGAATCCCCTTCCCCGAAAACCTTTAAATTTTTCATTGCGACGACTTATTATCAcagcttgttcttgtaccacaacCATTCCCGCCGAAAACCCAGATTTTTCGGATTCTAGAGTACAGCTACCTAACAGGCTGAGCGGTTATTCCGGCACCCATATCGAGGAAACCGTGAATTTGGATTCGGGAAAGCTGAGACTTGACTCTTGGATTGCTTCCCAAATAAATGGCATCAGCAGAGCTAGAGTTCAGTCCAGCATTCGCTCGGGGTTGGTGTTTGTTAATGGCAACGTCGTCAGCAAG GTGTCGCATGTCGTGAGAGATGGAGATATGGTCCACTGCACTATCTCAGAGTTGCAGCCTTTGAGGGCGGAACCCGAGGATATTCCGTTGGACGTTGTATTTGAAGATGAACATGTGCTTGTTGTCAACAAGCCTGCTCATATG GTTGTTCATCCAGCTCCTGGAAATGCAACTGGAACGCTCGTAAATGGTATCCTACACCATTGCAGGCTTTCCGCAGCATTGTTTCTCAACCCAGAAGCACCATTTGATGATAATGATGTTTCCGCTGATGAGGCATGTGAATTCTCTATAGGAAAAGCATATGATGGGGATGTTCGCCCTGGAATCGTTCACAGACTAGATAAAGGAACCAGTGGATTGCTTGTTGTAGCAAAG GATGAACATTCTCATGCCCATCTAGCTGGACAGTTCAAGGAACACTCCATAAAAAGAGTCTACGTTAGTCTTACTTGTGGAGTGCCATCATCTACATCTGGGTGTGTTGATATCCCTATTGGCCGTGATGTGAATAACAGGATTCGCATGATTGCTCTTCCTGGATCAAGCACCCGTGGAAATGCCCGTCATGCTGTTAGTAG GTACAAAGTATTAGAAGTTCTTGCTGGTGGTGGTTGTGCATTGGTGGAATGGAGGTTAGAAACTGGGCGCACACATCAG ATTCGAGCCCATGCAAAATATCTTGGTGTTCCACTTCTAGGAGATGATGTCTATGGAGGCACGAAGAACATGGCCTTTTCGCTCCTTCAATCTAGGAATTCTCCTAGTTGTCACAGACAGCTTTTTCAGTTGGTCTCTGAGTTAGAAAGACCGTGCCTCCATGCTTTAATTCTTGG GTTCGAGCATCCACGAACTGGAGAACACTTGCGCTTTTCTCAGGTGCCACCACTTGATTTTGTTGAGATTTTGGACCAGCTTCGCAACATTGTCAACTAG